The following are from one region of the Candidatus Hydrogenedentota bacterium genome:
- a CDS encoding fumarylacetoacetate hydrolase family protein — MRICRFQRSDKIELGFYHDEAIVAIQDAVDVHNHGTHQSISLPHEDILALLPHGSHAQEAESLAKWIAEAGDSLAQLELDPASVTLLNPLPPNPKIFLLAGNYALHIQESGEIAVERQETFPYLFSKPRTALNHPNGEIVIPKVSPDFIDYECELGVIIGKKAKGVSEAEALGYVAGYTVVNDISDRKYRPNPERKERPKDTFFDWMHGKWHDGFFPVGPAVASAKAIPDPQVLDLRLTVDGEERQHSSTGRMIFPVAAVIEFVSRLVTLEPGDIIATGTCEGIGLSSGKLLKPGQVVEATIEKIGTLKNTMVAE, encoded by the coding sequence GTGCGTATTTGCCGATTCCAACGCAGCGACAAAATCGAGTTGGGCTTTTACCACGACGAGGCCATCGTCGCAATCCAGGATGCCGTCGACGTCCACAACCATGGCACGCACCAGTCGATATCGCTCCCCCATGAAGACATTCTCGCGCTCCTGCCCCATGGCAGCCACGCCCAGGAGGCCGAGTCTCTGGCGAAGTGGATCGCCGAGGCGGGCGATTCTCTCGCGCAGTTGGAGCTGGACCCGGCATCGGTGACGCTCCTGAATCCCCTTCCTCCGAATCCGAAGATTTTCCTGCTGGCGGGCAACTACGCGCTGCATATCCAGGAAAGCGGCGAGATCGCGGTGGAACGTCAGGAGACTTTCCCATACCTCTTTTCCAAGCCGCGAACGGCCCTGAATCACCCGAACGGCGAGATCGTCATTCCCAAGGTGAGCCCCGACTTCATCGATTACGAGTGCGAGTTGGGCGTGATCATCGGCAAGAAAGCCAAGGGGGTCAGCGAGGCCGAAGCCCTGGGCTATGTGGCCGGCTATACCGTGGTGAACGATATTTCGGATCGCAAGTACAGGCCCAACCCCGAGCGCAAGGAAAGGCCTAAGGACACCTTTTTCGACTGGATGCACGGCAAGTGGCACGACGGGTTCTTTCCCGTGGGTCCGGCGGTGGCATCGGCCAAGGCGATTCCCGATCCCCAGGTGCTCGATCTGCGCCTGACGGTGGATGGCGAAGAGCGGCAGCACAGCAGCACGGGCCGCATGATCTTCCCCGTCGCGGCGGTGATCGAGTTCGTGTCGCGGCTGGTAACGCTGGAGCCGGGCGACATCATCGCCACCGGCACCTGCGAGGGCATCGGCCTCAGTAGCGGCAAGCTCCTGAAACCCGGCCAGGTAGTGGAGGCGACGATTGAGAAGATCGGCACGCTGAAGAATACGATGGTGGCGGAATAG
- a CDS encoding SGNH/GDSL hydrolase family protein: MSQSPTLSRRGLFQGAAIAAVATALTTAPSHAAGKKAKLKMNDVILFQGDSITDAGRAKDNLAPNQLAAFGDGYAAMIASQLLGAHSAKTLQCYNRGISGHKVPDLDARWQTDTIDLKPALLSILIGVNDMWHARAGKYDGTVAIYETGLNALLARTREALPETTLVICEPFVLRCGAIDDTWFPEFDERRAVAKAAAKTAGALFVPFQSMFDEALSASTPPEYWAKDGVHPTMAGHALMAKTWLDVTKLG; encoded by the coding sequence ATGTCCCAGTCCCCCACCCTCAGCCGTCGCGGCTTGTTTCAGGGCGCGGCCATAGCTGCGGTCGCGACCGCGCTTACCACTGCACCCAGCCATGCGGCGGGCAAGAAGGCCAAGCTCAAGATGAACGATGTTATCCTTTTCCAGGGCGATTCCATCACCGATGCGGGGCGCGCGAAGGACAATCTCGCGCCGAACCAACTCGCCGCCTTTGGTGACGGATACGCGGCCATGATCGCTTCCCAGTTACTGGGCGCCCATTCGGCCAAAACGCTGCAGTGCTACAATCGCGGCATCAGCGGCCACAAGGTGCCCGATCTTGATGCGCGCTGGCAGACCGATACGATTGACCTGAAGCCCGCACTGCTGAGTATTCTCATCGGCGTGAATGACATGTGGCATGCGCGCGCGGGCAAGTACGATGGCACTGTGGCTATCTACGAAACGGGCCTCAATGCGCTGCTTGCACGGACGCGGGAGGCCCTGCCCGAGACAACCCTGGTGATTTGCGAGCCTTTCGTGCTGCGTTGCGGCGCCATCGACGACACCTGGTTCCCGGAGTTCGACGAACGGCGCGCGGTGGCGAAGGCGGCGGCGAAAACGGCCGGGGCGCTTTTTGTGCCGTTTCAGTCCATGTTTGACGAAGCCCTGAGCGCTTCGACCCCACCGGAGTACTGGGCGAAAGACGGGGTCCACCCCACCATGGCGGGCCATGCCCTCATGGCGAAGACGTGGCTGGATGTGACGAAGCTTGGTTGA
- a CDS encoding rhamnogalacturonan acetylesterase: MCLATFVSAAEAGGPKDKTVTLYVIGDSTAAAYPPERYPLHGWAQVLQEHFDPARVHVDDRAKGGRSSKSFYEEGSWTPIREVLKPGDWVFIQFAHNDQKKDERNRFTDPATTFPEHLRRYVEETRAAGARPVLLTPINRNRWISPTRMGDTHGDYPDATRRLAREMRVPLIDLHKLTRKRFTRLGPEKTTKLFLNLAPGEHPNYPEGKEDNTHLQESGAREVSALAVKGIKRLPLRTCLKDYREARYARGFTKSARVFQASSN, encoded by the coding sequence ATCTGCCTCGCAACATTCGTCTCCGCAGCCGAAGCGGGCGGCCCGAAAGACAAGACCGTGACCCTCTACGTCATCGGCGACAGCACGGCTGCGGCCTATCCGCCTGAACGGTACCCCCTCCATGGCTGGGCCCAGGTGCTGCAGGAGCACTTCGACCCCGCGCGCGTCCATGTCGATGATCGCGCCAAAGGCGGCCGGAGTTCGAAGAGTTTTTACGAGGAGGGCTCCTGGACACCGATTCGCGAGGTGCTGAAACCCGGGGACTGGGTGTTCATCCAGTTTGCCCACAACGACCAGAAGAAGGACGAGCGGAATCGCTTCACCGATCCGGCCACGACCTTCCCGGAACATTTGCGGCGCTATGTGGAAGAGACACGCGCGGCGGGCGCGCGGCCGGTCCTGTTGACGCCCATCAATCGCAACCGCTGGATTTCGCCGACGCGCATGGGCGACACCCACGGCGATTACCCGGATGCGACGCGACGGCTGGCGCGCGAGATGAGGGTTCCATTGATCGACCTGCACAAGCTGACGCGAAAACGCTTTACCCGCCTGGGACCGGAGAAAACCACGAAGCTCTTCCTCAATCTTGCGCCGGGCGAACACCCGAACTACCCGGAGGGCAAGGAGGACAACACCCACCTGCAAGAGTCAGGCGCGCGCGAAGTAAGCGCCCTCGCGGTGAAAGGGATCAAACGCCTGCCCCTGCGAACCTGTCTGAAAGACTACCGCGAAGCCCGCTATGCCAGGGGCTTCACAAAGTCCGCCAGAGTCTTCCAGGCCTCTTCCAACTGA